A DNA window from Flavisolibacter ginsenosidimutans contains the following coding sequences:
- a CDS encoding alginate lyase family protein: MSRTAFEAEVAATLRKQVMEEAAWAMQQEPLTVTAQGSPRSAGGKHDFFSEGDYWWPNPASVDSPYVQRDGMTNPDNFVAHRLAMIRFSRIVGALASAYKLTGDEKYVQQALKHCKAWFVDEATLMNPSLLYAQAIKGRFTGRGIGIIDTIQLMEVVEGLRTMLHAKSMNANDLAAIKNWFDQYLNWLTTHKYGKDEMNAENNHGTCWVMQVACFARFTDNQKLMAFCSDRYKNVLLPNQMATDGSFPRELKRTKPFGYSIFNLDAMTTICQILSAKEADLWNYQTADGKSIKKGIEFLYPYLANKNKWPFAKDVMYWDAWPVAQPSLVFGASAYGNKDWLNTWKKLDHNPTIEEVIRNLPVRHPLIWLQ; this comes from the coding sequence ATGTCTCGTACAGCGTTTGAGGCTGAAGTCGCGGCAACCCTGCGCAAGCAAGTGATGGAAGAGGCGGCATGGGCAATGCAACAGGAGCCGTTAACGGTAACAGCACAAGGTTCTCCGCGAAGCGCCGGCGGCAAACACGATTTTTTTTCGGAAGGCGATTACTGGTGGCCCAATCCGGCAAGCGTTGACAGCCCTTACGTGCAGCGCGACGGCATGACGAACCCGGACAACTTTGTGGCGCACCGCCTGGCCATGATCCGCTTCAGTAGAATAGTTGGCGCATTGGCATCTGCTTACAAATTAACCGGCGATGAAAAATACGTGCAACAAGCGTTGAAGCATTGCAAGGCATGGTTTGTAGATGAAGCCACATTGATGAATCCAAGCCTCTTGTACGCACAAGCCATCAAAGGAAGATTCACAGGAAGAGGCATCGGCATCATTGATACGATTCAGTTGATGGAAGTAGTAGAAGGATTGCGAACGATGCTTCACGCAAAAAGCATGAACGCAAATGATTTGGCAGCAATAAAAAATTGGTTTGATCAATACCTGAACTGGCTTACCACGCACAAGTACGGCAAAGATGAAATGAACGCAGAGAACAATCACGGTACCTGCTGGGTGATGCAGGTAGCCTGCTTTGCACGTTTTACAGACAATCAAAAGCTGATGGCTTTTTGCAGCGACCGTTACAAAAATGTTTTGCTGCCGAATCAAATGGCAACGGACGGAAGTTTTCCAAGAGAATTGAAACGCACAAAGCCGTTTGGTTATTCCATCTTCAACCTCGATGCGATGACAACGATTTGCCAGATCCTTTCGGCGAAAGAGGCTGACTTGTGGAACTATCAAACAGCAGACGGTAAATCAATAAAGAAAGGAATTGAATTCTTGTATCCCTATCTGGCGAATAAAAACAAATGGCCTTTTGCAAAAGATGTAATGTATTGGGATGCCTGGCCGGTAGCGCAGCCTTCGCTTGTTTTTGGCGCAAGTGCATACGGTAACAAAGATTGGTTGAATACGTGGAAGAAGTTGGATCACAATCCAACGATCGAAGAAGTGATTCGAAACCTGCCGGTAAGGCATCCGTTGATATGGCTTCAATAA